The Opitutaceae bacterium genome has a window encoding:
- the ppk1 gene encoding polyphosphate kinase 1, which yields MADSTDTTLDPNPPERSRLPYFNRELSWLAFNRRVLDQAVSEATPLLERLKFLAIVSSNLDEFFEIRVAGLIQQVDSGVREKSIEGLDPREQLRRIHSVVASLVEDQYRCWHEKLVPALRQENIVFKTLETLTRREKAWVRRYFEREVFPVLTPLAIDPSHPFPEIGNKTLNVLVALDYPETPEIENRMAILPVPRILPRIVELIPDQAGSQRFLFLSDVIKLCCAKLFPGCRVLSAKAFRITRNSDLYIDEEEAENLLKTIEEELRNLRRGAAVRLEIEEGVDDALFQILLDQVDLPKEYVFQINGPINLLRLMGLLGAIDRPELKDPPFVPGSSTVGIPGEVIYDAIERQDILLHHPYESFQPVVDFVMRAARDPAVLAIKQTLYRTSGDSPIVAALIEASRNGKQVTALIELKARFDEANNIQWARQMEEAGVLVVYGVVGMKVHAKCSLIVRRIPGGLKHYVHLGTGNYNPKTARLYTDFSYFTSREAITGEVAYLFNTMTGYGRPHPFKQLLVAPYNLHSEIQRMIEVETRNARRGHPARILVQVNSLIDKVTINNLYLASQAGVRIDLVVRGICGIVPGIKGLSETIRVRSIVGRFLEHPRVLYFENHGHEPRLFLGSADWMPRNFYRRIELMFPVEDPDLRDRIINNYLPLLWKDNVNARELQPNGAYRPVAIREGEPRVSIQSTLVARHAIPPGTDSSD from the coding sequence ATGGCTGATTCCACTGACACAACGCTCGATCCGAACCCGCCCGAGCGGTCACGCCTGCCGTATTTCAACCGGGAACTGAGCTGGCTCGCCTTCAATCGACGGGTGCTCGACCAGGCCGTCAGTGAGGCCACACCACTCCTTGAGCGTCTGAAGTTCCTCGCCATCGTCAGCTCCAATCTCGACGAGTTCTTCGAAATCCGGGTCGCCGGCCTTATCCAGCAGGTCGACTCGGGCGTCCGCGAGAAGAGCATCGAGGGACTGGATCCCCGGGAACAGCTGCGCCGGATCCACTCGGTGGTGGCGTCTCTGGTTGAGGACCAGTACCGCTGCTGGCACGAAAAGCTGGTCCCGGCCCTCCGGCAGGAGAATATCGTCTTCAAGACCCTCGAGACCCTGACCCGGCGGGAAAAGGCCTGGGTTCGACGCTACTTTGAACGGGAGGTTTTCCCGGTTCTCACTCCGCTGGCCATCGACCCCTCCCACCCGTTCCCGGAGATCGGCAACAAGACCCTCAACGTACTCGTCGCCCTCGACTATCCGGAAACCCCCGAGATCGAAAACCGGATGGCGATCCTTCCGGTTCCGCGCATCCTTCCCCGGATCGTGGAACTGATCCCGGATCAGGCCGGTTCGCAACGGTTTCTGTTTCTGAGCGACGTGATTAAGCTTTGTTGCGCAAAGCTTTTCCCGGGATGCCGGGTCCTGTCCGCCAAGGCCTTCCGCATCACCCGCAACAGCGACCTCTACATCGACGAGGAAGAGGCTGAGAACCTCCTCAAGACGATCGAAGAGGAACTGCGCAATCTGCGCCGCGGGGCGGCCGTCCGACTGGAAATCGAAGAAGGGGTCGATGATGCGCTTTTCCAGATCCTTCTCGACCAGGTCGATCTGCCGAAGGAGTATGTTTTCCAGATCAACGGTCCGATCAACCTGCTCCGCCTGATGGGTCTTCTCGGCGCGATTGACCGGCCCGAACTGAAGGACCCGCCTTTCGTTCCCGGATCGTCCACCGTCGGAATTCCCGGGGAAGTGATCTACGACGCCATCGAAAGGCAGGACATCCTTCTCCACCATCCCTACGAGTCCTTCCAGCCAGTGGTCGATTTTGTCATGCGGGCGGCCCGTGACCCCGCCGTTCTGGCAATCAAACAGACCCTCTACCGCACAAGTGGCGACTCGCCCATCGTGGCGGCCCTGATCGAAGCATCCCGGAACGGCAAGCAGGTGACGGCCCTGATCGAGCTGAAAGCACGATTCGACGAGGCCAACAACATCCAATGGGCCCGGCAGATGGAGGAGGCCGGTGTCCTCGTCGTCTACGGTGTGGTCGGGATGAAGGTCCACGCCAAGTGCTCGCTGATTGTCCGTCGCATTCCGGGCGGCCTCAAGCACTACGTCCACCTCGGAACCGGAAACTACAACCCGAAAACCGCCAGGCTCTACACCGACTTCAGCTACTTCACGTCGCGCGAGGCGATCACCGGCGAGGTGGCCTACCTGTTCAACACGATGACCGGCTACGGCCGCCCCCACCCCTTCAAGCAGCTGCTGGTTGCCCCCTACAATCTGCACAGCGAGATCCAGCGCATGATCGAGGTGGAGACGCGCAATGCCCGACGCGGACACCCCGCCCGCATCCTCGTGCAGGTCAACAGCCTGATCGACAAGGTGACAATCAACAACCTCTACCTCGCTTCGCAGGCCGGGGTTCGGATTGATCTGGTCGTAAGGGGGATCTGCGGCATAGTTCCCGGGATCAAGGGTCTGAGCGAGACGATCCGCGTCCGGAGCATCGTCGGTCGCTTCCTTGAGCATCCACGTGTCCTTTACTTCGAGAATCACGGGCACGAGCCCAGGCTGTTCCTCGGCAGCGCGGACTGGATGCCCCGGAATTTCTACCGGAGGATCGAGTTGATGTTTCCAGTCGAGGACCCCGATTTGCGTGATCGGATCATCAACAACTACCTTCCACTCCTCTGGAAGGACAACGTCAACGCCCGTGAACTGCAACCCAACGGAGCCTACCGCCCTGTCGCGATCAGGGAAGGGGAGCCCCGGGTATCGATTCAATCCACCCTGGTGGCCCGTCACGCCATCCCGCCCGGGACCGATTCCAGCGATTGA
- a CDS encoding sulfatase: protein MRILYIDIDSCRADHLGCYGYHRNTSPQIDAVAREGTLFHQCFASDAPCLPSRTALYSGRFGIHTGVVGHGGSAASPKNEGPTRGFRDLFDEQGLARQLQTKGFHTAMISPFGQRHAAHWFYAGFNEIHNTGMGGMESAEHVAPVLDKWLEDNAARDNWYLHLNFWDPHTPYRVPESYPNPFENDPLPEWLADGSALKRHQATTGPHTALDIGMYTGSEEEASSPYPRHPLSLTDKDELKRMIDGYDTGIRYVDDHIGRAIEQLRRAGVYDDTAIIISADHGENQGELGIYGEHGTADVPTCRVPLIIKWPGGKIGENSKFHYNLDLAPTLMELLGGKACPIWDGESYATAITDGDPDAGREEVVFSQCVHVCQRSVRWEKWLYIRTYHDGFHLFPQEMLFNLETDPYEENNLAGSHPEICREGNWRLARWHDRQMQKMAKTTSDVADPLWTVIHEGGPFHARTTLPGQPGGLPGLARYIDRLEATGRADGAAILRQRYFPDTVK, encoded by the coding sequence ATGCGCATCCTCTACATCGACATCGACTCCTGCCGCGCAGACCACCTCGGCTGCTATGGCTACCACCGCAACACTTCGCCGCAAATCGACGCAGTGGCCCGGGAGGGCACCCTCTTCCATCAGTGCTTCGCGAGCGATGCCCCCTGCCTGCCGTCGCGGACCGCCCTCTACAGCGGTCGGTTCGGAATACACACCGGGGTGGTCGGCCACGGCGGCTCAGCCGCCTCTCCGAAAAACGAGGGTCCGACCCGGGGCTTTCGCGATCTCTTCGACGAACAGGGACTGGCCCGTCAACTGCAGACCAAGGGTTTCCACACCGCGATGATTTCGCCCTTCGGACAGCGCCACGCCGCCCACTGGTTCTATGCGGGATTCAACGAGATCCACAATACCGGGATGGGGGGAATGGAATCGGCCGAACACGTCGCCCCCGTCCTCGACAAATGGCTCGAGGACAATGCGGCCCGGGACAATTGGTACCTTCACCTCAACTTCTGGGATCCGCACACCCCTTACCGCGTCCCTGAAAGCTACCCGAACCCCTTCGAGAACGATCCGCTGCCCGAATGGCTGGCGGACGGCAGCGCCCTGAAACGCCATCAGGCCACGACCGGCCCGCACACCGCCCTCGACATCGGCATGTACACCGGCAGCGAGGAGGAGGCGTCCTCGCCCTACCCGCGCCACCCCCTCTCCCTGACCGACAAGGACGAACTGAAGCGGATGATCGACGGCTACGACACGGGCATCCGCTACGTCGACGACCATATCGGTCGCGCGATTGAGCAATTGCGCCGGGCCGGTGTTTACGACGACACCGCCATCATCATCTCAGCGGACCATGGGGAGAACCAGGGAGAGCTTGGCATCTACGGCGAACACGGGACGGCCGACGTGCCGACCTGCCGTGTCCCCCTGATCATCAAGTGGCCGGGAGGAAAGATCGGCGAGAATTCAAAATTCCACTACAATCTCGATCTCGCCCCGACCCTGATGGAACTGCTCGGGGGTAAAGCCTGCCCGATCTGGGACGGAGAAAGCTATGCCACCGCCATCACCGATGGCGACCCGGATGCCGGTCGGGAAGAGGTCGTTTTCAGTCAATGTGTCCATGTCTGCCAACGCAGCGTTCGCTGGGAGAAATGGCTCTACATCCGAACCTATCACGACGGATTCCATCTTTTTCCGCAGGAAATGCTCTTCAACCTGGAAACCGACCCGTACGAAGAGAACAATCTTGCGGGTTCACATCCGGAGATCTGCCGGGAGGGCAATTGGCGACTGGCACGCTGGCACGACAGACAGATGCAGAAAATGGCGAAAACGACCTCGGACGTGGCCGATCCCCTCTGGACGGTGATCCACGAGGGCGGCCCGTTTCACGCCCGCACCACCCTGCCCGGTCAACCGGGAGGTCTTCCGGGTCTCGCCCGCTACATCGACCGCCTCGAAGCGACCGGCCGCGCCGACGGGGCCGCCATTCTGCGTCAGCGCTACTTTCCCGACACGGTCAAATAG
- a CDS encoding energy transducer TonB, giving the protein MNKIYKTANHKSRVSITVIGGFVATAILFLALPFTQLLNAVKSSGDGVELSDYSMPPPPPPPAEPPPPQEDEEDKDKPELETKPPPLTLAQLEIAINPGDGGASGDFGFGTFTADFNALEELEVFELADLDKIPNPLHRVAPTYPYEMKQAGISGSARVIFIVDENGRVRSPRIDSSTHREFEQPSIDAVLQWKFEPGMKDGRAVKTRMMLPLKFNLNN; this is encoded by the coding sequence GTGAACAAAATCTACAAAACCGCGAATCATAAATCGAGGGTTTCCATCACCGTGATCGGCGGGTTCGTCGCCACGGCAATTCTTTTCCTCGCGCTGCCCTTCACCCAGCTCCTCAATGCGGTCAAGAGTTCCGGTGACGGAGTCGAGTTGTCCGACTACTCGATGCCGCCTCCCCCTCCCCCGCCGGCCGAGCCGCCACCGCCCCAGGAAGATGAGGAAGACAAGGACAAGCCCGAGCTCGAGACCAAGCCGCCGCCGCTGACCTTGGCCCAGCTGGAAATCGCGATCAATCCCGGCGATGGCGGAGCTTCCGGAGATTTCGGCTTCGGCACCTTCACCGCCGACTTCAACGCCCTGGAGGAACTCGAGGTCTTCGAACTGGCAGACCTCGACAAGATTCCCAATCCCCTTCACCGGGTCGCCCCGACCTATCCCTATGAAATGAAGCAGGCGGGCATCAGCGGCAGCGCCCGCGTCATCTTCATCGTGGACGAGAACGGCCGGGTGCGCTCACCGCGAATTGATTCCTCGACCCATCGCGAATTCGAGCAGCCCTCGATTGACGCGGTCCTTCAGTGGAAATTCGAGCCCGGCATGAAGGACGGACGCGCGGTCAAGACCCGCATGATGCTCCCGCTCAAGTTCAACCTGAACAACTGA
- a CDS encoding energy transducer TonB, whose product MAGATAMVVVAFLFLLIPLMNRTDRHGGPSKSGLGLITTAPAISRETVAEPSISVRNERLNLADRGTIPAGWTAAEKQVTETPRAIQMPVLESFEPAERVETEFVFNVEDLDNTPTPFFRERPTYPEVMRRQAIEGKVVAEFRVDREGKTWDVVVVSSDHPEFSASVISALKRWRFLPGRVDGQKVEFRMRIPMVFKIVSADPEDAEPMFAVAQ is encoded by the coding sequence ATGGCTGGCGCGACAGCCATGGTTGTCGTCGCGTTCCTGTTCCTCCTGATTCCCTTGATGAATCGCACGGATCGTCATGGGGGGCCTTCGAAAAGCGGATTGGGTCTGATCACCACTGCTCCGGCGATCTCACGCGAAACGGTGGCCGAGCCATCGATCTCGGTCCGGAATGAACGGTTGAATCTGGCTGATCGGGGGACCATTCCCGCGGGCTGGACGGCCGCCGAAAAGCAGGTCACCGAAACGCCCAGGGCTATTCAGATGCCGGTTCTCGAGAGTTTTGAACCCGCCGAGAGGGTGGAGACGGAATTCGTCTTCAACGTCGAGGATCTTGACAACACGCCGACCCCGTTTTTCAGGGAACGCCCGACCTATCCTGAAGTGATGCGGCGGCAGGCCATCGAGGGCAAGGTGGTCGCCGAATTCCGGGTTGATCGTGAGGGCAAGACCTGGGATGTGGTCGTCGTCAGCTCGGATCATCCCGAATTCTCGGCGAGCGTCATCTCCGCTCTCAAACGCTGGCGTTTCCTTCCCGGGCGGGTGGATGGCCAGAAGGTGGAGTTCCGCATGCGGATCCCGATGGTCTTCAAGATCGTATCGGCGGATCCGGAAGACGCGGAACCCATGTTCGCCGTGGCCCAATGA
- a CDS encoding ABC transporter ATP-binding protein, protein MALETRTSDSVEVSNWVLVRRLLLMGWSYRKGCIRILSLQIVLLTIGLLGLSLTGLGIDVIHAEIDPSHASPAWPFGLAPPPGWPSMGKIGLIAGAILLLALVRATLNYAYQVSVAHLVHEEIVLDLRERVYDKLQSLSFRFFDANASGSIINRVTGDVQSLRLFIDGVIIQGVIMILSLAVYFTYMVNLSAMLTLACLATTPMIWVASMLFSAKVKPAYRRNRELYDELVRSLAETIQGIQTVKGFGREKTRRDLFLDINRKFKQQQRSIFWKVSIYSPTVGFLTQINMIVLLGYGGFLVYRGELALGTGLVVFAGLVQQFSGQIANIANIANSVQQSLIGARRVFEILDAPVEVASKPDAVRLPKAHGTVRFEQVGFEYKQMDPTLRDIDFTVESGQSVAIVGATGAGKSALVGLIPRFYDVTSGRITLDGVDIRDIDLDDLRRNIGIVFQESFLFSNTVASNIAFGHPEATREQIEKAAQVAAAHDFIMELPDGYETILGESGVDLSGGQRQRLAIARAVLLEPSILLLDDPTAAIDPETEHEILEAMQSAMKGRSTFIVAHRLSTLRRADKIVVLDRGSMVQTGTHEQLMAHPGLYQRLARLQIVDDLREKENILKEVRPG, encoded by the coding sequence ATGGCTCTCGAAACAAGGACGTCCGACTCGGTCGAGGTTTCCAACTGGGTCCTCGTCCGTCGTCTGCTGCTCATGGGGTGGAGCTATCGGAAGGGGTGTATCCGTATCCTCAGCCTGCAGATCGTCCTGCTGACCATTGGTTTGCTCGGACTCAGCCTGACCGGTCTGGGCATTGACGTGATCCATGCGGAAATCGATCCCAGTCACGCCTCGCCGGCCTGGCCTTTCGGGCTGGCCCCGCCTCCGGGGTGGCCGAGTATGGGCAAGATTGGTCTGATTGCCGGTGCCATCCTTCTGCTGGCCCTGGTCCGGGCAACGCTCAATTATGCCTACCAGGTCTCGGTCGCTCATCTCGTTCACGAGGAAATCGTCCTGGATCTGCGGGAACGCGTCTACGACAAGCTCCAGAGCCTCAGCTTCCGGTTTTTTGATGCCAATGCCAGTGGATCCATCATCAACCGGGTGACCGGCGATGTGCAATCGCTGCGGCTCTTCATCGACGGGGTCATCATCCAGGGAGTCATCATGATCCTCTCGCTTGCGGTCTACTTCACCTACATGGTGAATCTGAGCGCGATGCTCACTCTGGCCTGCCTGGCCACCACGCCGATGATCTGGGTGGCCTCCATGCTCTTCTCGGCCAAGGTGAAGCCGGCCTACCGCCGGAATCGGGAACTCTACGACGAGTTGGTACGCTCCCTGGCCGAAACGATCCAGGGTATCCAGACAGTCAAGGGCTTCGGCAGGGAAAAAACCCGTCGGGATCTCTTCCTGGATATCAACCGGAAGTTCAAGCAACAGCAGCGCAGCATCTTCTGGAAGGTCAGCATTTACTCGCCGACCGTGGGTTTCCTCACCCAGATCAACATGATCGTCCTTCTCGGATACGGTGGTTTTCTGGTCTATCGGGGCGAGTTGGCCCTCGGGACCGGACTGGTCGTCTTTGCCGGCCTTGTCCAGCAGTTCTCCGGGCAGATCGCGAACATCGCCAATATCGCCAACAGCGTGCAGCAGAGCCTGATCGGAGCCCGGAGGGTCTTCGAAATCCTTGATGCACCGGTCGAAGTGGCGTCCAAACCGGATGCGGTCAGGCTCCCGAAGGCCCACGGAACGGTTCGTTTCGAGCAGGTGGGTTTCGAATACAAACAGATGGACCCGACTCTGCGGGATATTGATTTCACCGTTGAGTCGGGCCAGTCGGTGGCCATTGTCGGGGCCACCGGTGCGGGCAAGAGTGCCCTGGTCGGACTGATCCCCCGGTTCTACGATGTGACCTCGGGTCGGATCACTCTCGACGGAGTCGACATCCGCGACATCGACCTCGATGATCTCCGGCGCAATATCGGGATCGTCTTTCAGGAGAGCTTTCTCTTCAGCAACACGGTGGCTTCCAATATCGCCTTCGGGCACCCGGAGGCGACCCGGGAGCAGATTGAGAAAGCCGCCCAGGTCGCGGCGGCTCATGATTTCATCATGGAGTTGCCCGATGGATACGAGACCATTCTCGGCGAGAGTGGGGTCGATCTGTCCGGTGGGCAGCGGCAGCGACTGGCCATCGCCCGTGCCGTTCTCCTCGAGCCCTCCATCCTTCTGCTCGACGACCCGACCGCGGCGATCGACCCTGAAACCGAGCACGAGATCCTCGAAGCGATGCAGAGCGCGATGAAGGGACGCAGCACCTTCATTGTGGCTCATCGACTGAGCACCCTGCGGCGGGCCGACAAGATCGTCGTTCTGGATCGCGGATCCATGGTCCAGACCGGAACCCATGAACAGTTGATGGCCCATCCGGGCCTTTACCAGCGGTTGGCCCGTCTCCAGATTGT
- a CDS encoding MotA/TolQ/ExbB proton channel family protein, producing MQESSWDVFRILIDGGWVMIPLFMLGLVIYGLGISIIFFFRRNNFRKATHDQVKAWVEDPSSADGQVGEILRYAQEDVSSMEQIQTRFEEIRLSEIPRINLSIVVLGVLVNAAPLMGLLGTVLGMLTTFQGISMGGAEKTTDLVAKGISEALITTQMGLFLAIPGYFLVYNVKSKRAQFESFLVRLESLTLQEFKKRTQSNGNAVS from the coding sequence ATGCAAGAAAGTTCCTGGGACGTATTTCGGATCCTCATCGACGGTGGATGGGTCATGATTCCACTGTTCATGCTCGGCCTCGTCATCTACGGGCTCGGCATCAGCATCATCTTTTTCTTCCGGCGGAACAATTTCCGGAAAGCCACGCATGATCAGGTCAAGGCGTGGGTCGAAGACCCTTCCAGCGCCGACGGACAGGTGGGCGAGATCCTTCGCTATGCCCAGGAAGACGTCTCTTCGATGGAGCAGATCCAGACGCGGTTCGAGGAAATCCGTCTTTCGGAAATCCCCCGCATCAACCTGAGCATCGTCGTCCTCGGAGTTCTCGTGAATGCCGCTCCGCTGATGGGCCTTCTCGGCACGGTTCTCGGGATGTTGACCACCTTTCAGGGCATCTCGATGGGAGGAGCGGAAAAAACCACCGACCTGGTCGCCAAGGGTATCTCCGAGGCCCTCATCACCACTCAGATGGGCCTTTTCCTCGCGATTCCCGGTTATTTTCTCGTCTACAACGTGAAGTCCAAGCGGGCCCAATTCGAGTCGTTCCTGGTCCGCCTGGAGAGCCTGACCCTTCAGGAGTTCAAGAAGCGCACCCAGTCGAACGGCAATGCTGTTTCCTGA